One segment of Paraburkholderia sp. PGU19 DNA contains the following:
- a CDS encoding bifunctional DedA family/phosphatase PAP2 family protein — protein MEHAYVHLLNLLAGHPAWTFVVVFLAAFLEAIAVIGTFVPGSTAMFLAGALVGTGSLHLGWVLALAIAGAVAGDGMSYWLGNRYKDTVVQIWPFRKHPQVLDAGHRFFDKHGAKSVVFARFIGPVRAIVPVVAGMLGMTPARFYVMNVLSALLWAPAHILPGVVFGASVQLAGAVSFRLVVVIALLVGIVWLSVRVVRFFLSHANAWTSVAGRRLSTWASHRKGRVGRLALKMLDPDQPAVGSVAATSVLVLLSGWLFFGVLEDVISGDPLVRVDVSVYHFLQSVRTSWGDAVLAGLATLGSSVTLAALVATVVLWMVWERRWRTLGYWLAAVVFSQLLIFAIRFAMHRAPPGSLESNAYVFPSNHVAAAVVVYGFLAYLLVRRVGPLTGALVATVSAVIVVVVALAGLYFGRFWFSDAIGGAALASAWVAIVALTAMWRHPEVPPSRGFMPVIILLVVCVSVGLQLSVNPPAPEPGSARRPAPVLVSQSQWTNSLWKSLPCYRTDMGGDRQEPLTLQWMSNLDAIRGRFRAQGWVEGIDLSARSLLSLASPNVAAVALPVLPKLNNGVPSSLVFTRPGNTRDERDVVRFWSSGYAVENGASSAPIWVGALTRERLFRPSWPINILRADSEDVTTLDAHDNWGTGLEATVVARVDCHGVPVTLLASPKG, from the coding sequence ATGGAGCACGCATACGTCCATCTGTTGAATCTGCTCGCCGGACATCCGGCATGGACATTCGTGGTCGTTTTCCTTGCCGCGTTCCTCGAAGCCATCGCCGTTATTGGAACCTTCGTCCCGGGTAGCACCGCGATGTTCCTGGCCGGTGCGCTTGTCGGGACCGGGTCGCTCCATCTGGGATGGGTGCTTGCCTTGGCGATTGCCGGCGCGGTCGCCGGGGACGGGATGAGCTACTGGCTTGGTAACCGCTACAAGGACACGGTTGTCCAGATTTGGCCCTTTCGGAAACATCCGCAGGTACTCGACGCGGGACACCGTTTTTTCGATAAACATGGCGCGAAGAGCGTGGTGTTCGCCCGGTTCATCGGGCCGGTGCGTGCGATTGTGCCTGTGGTCGCAGGGATGCTGGGTATGACACCGGCGCGGTTCTATGTCATGAACGTCCTTTCCGCTCTGCTGTGGGCACCCGCTCACATCCTGCCTGGCGTGGTGTTCGGCGCATCCGTCCAGCTGGCCGGCGCAGTTTCGTTTCGCCTCGTCGTCGTCATCGCGCTGCTGGTCGGAATCGTATGGCTGAGCGTTCGGGTCGTCCGGTTCTTTCTGTCACACGCCAATGCCTGGACGAGCGTAGCGGGTCGCCGTCTTTCAACCTGGGCCAGTCATCGCAAAGGGCGAGTGGGTCGTCTTGCGTTGAAGATGCTGGACCCTGACCAGCCGGCGGTCGGCAGCGTAGCGGCGACGTCGGTACTGGTGCTTCTTTCCGGTTGGCTCTTCTTCGGTGTTTTGGAAGATGTCATCAGTGGTGACCCGCTCGTGCGGGTCGACGTGTCCGTATATCACTTCCTTCAGTCGGTACGCACCTCTTGGGGTGATGCTGTCCTTGCGGGCCTCGCGACGCTGGGCAGCAGCGTCACTCTGGCAGCACTGGTCGCAACGGTCGTGCTGTGGATGGTCTGGGAACGGCGCTGGCGCACCCTCGGCTACTGGCTGGCCGCCGTTGTCTTTTCGCAGCTACTGATATTCGCTATCCGGTTCGCCATGCACCGCGCTCCGCCAGGCTCGCTCGAGTCGAACGCTTATGTATTTCCGAGCAACCATGTCGCTGCCGCAGTTGTCGTCTATGGCTTTCTCGCGTATTTGCTCGTGCGACGGGTTGGCCCGCTGACGGGCGCGCTGGTCGCGACAGTGAGTGCTGTCATTGTGGTCGTCGTCGCGCTCGCCGGGCTCTACTTCGGTCGCTTCTGGTTTTCCGACGCGATAGGTGGTGCGGCGCTCGCTTCGGCGTGGGTCGCCATCGTTGCGCTGACAGCAATGTGGCGCCATCCGGAAGTACCGCCGTCACGCGGGTTCATGCCGGTCATCATTCTGCTGGTCGTGTGTGTGAGCGTGGGGTTACAACTGAGTGTTAATCCGCCCGCCCCGGAACCGGGCAGCGCACGACGCCCGGCGCCCGTACTGGTGTCGCAATCACAGTGGACCAATTCTCTCTGGAAGAGTCTGCCATGCTATCGGACAGATATGGGGGGCGACCGGCAGGAACCTCTCACGCTGCAGTGGATGTCGAACCTTGATGCGATAAGGGGTCGATTTCGCGCTCAGGGGTGGGTCGAGGGGATAGACCTTTCTGCGCGCAGCCTGCTTTCCCTTGCCTCGCCCAACGTCGCAGCCGTGGCGCTGCCGGTCCTGCCGAAGCTGAACAACGGTGTGCCGTCGTCGCTGGTTTTCACGCGTCCCGGCAACACTCGAGACGAACGTGACGTGGTGCGCTTCTGGTCAAGTGGCTACGCAGTGGAGAACGGTGCGTCATCCGCTCCAATCTGGGTCGGCGCTCTGACGCGCGAACGGCTGTTCCGTCCATCGTGGCCAATCAATATCCTGCGAGCCGACAGCGAGGACGTGACGACGCTCGATGCTCACGACAACTGGGGCACGGGCCTTGAAGCCACTGTGGTGGCCAGGGTGGACTGTCATGGCGTTCCGGTGACGCTGCTGGCGTCACCCAAGGGATGA
- a CDS encoding sensor histidine kinase translates to MTDPRTGPLRGLADYLRLERTRLTERWMNAVLGDADLVEADKLTYGQLADHLPDILDRLCAALEAQDLEKFEPAIEHHARRHGMVRWYQGYRVDELVRELDLFQQTLDDALEAFADIDTSFTRHHEKRARRIIAEGLSFVGVRSVREVVRERDRKIDDYTGRLERANHELALKQRLLGDLHESQMQITRSVVHDLRNFLNAFNVALQLIGRAPSKTESALSLANRQVTDMKQLVDDMVEYSVFLADDAPILIEEFDLREFFDELVMASRSAIEAKGLSLRTEFDPTLTSATSNRLKVKQVALNLLSNATKYTLAGEILLGMSKEGEHHWCITVADTGIGIAPADAGRVFNEFERAAGDDIPGTGLGLAIVKELTRVLGAQIDFESQEGRGTSFRIRFPIALKPVV, encoded by the coding sequence ATGACTGACCCGCGCACAGGCCCGCTACGCGGCCTCGCTGACTATCTCCGCCTTGAGCGCACGCGCTTGACTGAGCGGTGGATGAACGCCGTCTTGGGCGATGCAGACCTTGTTGAAGCCGACAAGCTGACATACGGGCAGCTTGCCGACCATCTCCCGGACATCCTCGACAGGTTATGCGCGGCGCTCGAAGCTCAGGACCTTGAGAAATTCGAGCCCGCCATTGAACACCACGCGAGGAGGCATGGCATGGTGCGCTGGTATCAAGGGTATCGAGTTGACGAGCTTGTTCGCGAACTCGACCTTTTCCAGCAGACCCTGGACGACGCACTGGAAGCTTTCGCTGACATCGACACCAGCTTCACGCGACATCACGAGAAGCGCGCGCGTCGCATCATCGCAGAAGGATTAAGTTTCGTCGGCGTGAGGTCAGTTCGGGAAGTAGTGCGCGAGCGGGACCGAAAAATAGACGACTACACCGGCAGGCTTGAGCGTGCTAACCACGAATTGGCCCTGAAGCAGCGACTGCTTGGCGACCTGCACGAGTCACAGATGCAGATTACCCGTAGCGTTGTGCATGACCTGAGAAACTTCCTGAACGCATTCAATGTTGCCCTGCAACTGATTGGGCGCGCACCATCGAAGACAGAGTCCGCACTATCGCTCGCGAATCGTCAGGTGACAGACATGAAGCAGCTGGTTGACGATATGGTGGAATACTCAGTCTTTCTGGCCGACGATGCTCCGATATTGATAGAAGAGTTCGACCTGCGAGAGTTCTTCGATGAACTGGTAATGGCTTCCCGCTCCGCCATCGAAGCAAAAGGATTAAGCCTCCGCACAGAGTTCGACCCGACCTTGACTTCAGCCACATCGAATCGCCTGAAGGTCAAACAGGTCGCGCTCAACCTTCTGTCCAATGCGACCAAGTACACCTTGGCCGGTGAGATATTGCTGGGGATGTCGAAGGAAGGCGAGCATCATTGGTGTATCACCGTCGCCGATACGGGCATCGGCATCGCGCCGGCAGATGCAGGTCGGGTGTTTAACGAGTTCGAACGTGCGGCGGGCGACGACATTCCGGGTACAGGTCTAGGTTTGGCAATCGTCAAGGAGCTTACGCGTGTTCTGGGGGCGCAAATTGACTTCGAATCACAAGAAGGTCGCGGCACCTCATTCAGGATTCGCTTCCCAATTGCGCTCAAGCCCGTAGTCTGA
- a CDS encoding acylphosphatase, whose amino-acid sequence MESHDKDEPLETRLVQVRGQVQGIGYREACIRRATALGVTGWVRNRMDGSVEAVLQGSPEQLAEMCAWLSEGMSAALVDALEVTEVPPPFARFDNFERLPTL is encoded by the coding sequence ATGGAATCTCACGACAAGGACGAGCCGCTTGAGACTCGACTGGTCCAGGTGCGTGGTCAGGTACAGGGCATCGGCTATCGAGAGGCCTGTATACGCAGGGCGACCGCGCTAGGCGTCACAGGCTGGGTCCGCAACCGGATGGATGGGTCGGTAGAGGCGGTGCTGCAGGGCTCGCCGGAGCAACTGGCAGAAATGTGCGCATGGCTCAGCGAGGGCATGTCCGCAGCGCTTGTCGACGCACTTGAGGTAACCGAGGTACCGCCGCCGTTTGCCCGCTTTGACAACTTCGAGCGATTGCCCACTCTCTAA
- a CDS encoding PRC-barrel domain-containing protein → MTTPDPRMHPTGPGAKIVGGTVGTGPGPEVMAATTLNGDKVISSDGEHVGKIADIMLDVRSGRIAYAVLSTGGFLGIGDTLHAIPWSALTLDAIERCFVVDIPAQRLKDEPGFDKDHWPSMADEKWGTTVYHYYNREPYWTATRDISEGRETDI, encoded by the coding sequence ATGACTACGCCCGACCCGCGAATGCACCCGACCGGTCCCGGCGCGAAAATCGTTGGCGGCACCGTCGGCACGGGGCCCGGACCGGAGGTGATGGCAGCGACCACGCTCAATGGCGACAAGGTCATATCATCCGACGGCGAACACGTGGGCAAGATAGCCGACATCATGCTGGACGTGCGAAGCGGACGGATTGCCTATGCCGTCCTCTCGACCGGAGGATTCCTCGGCATCGGTGATACGCTGCACGCCATCCCGTGGAGCGCACTGACACTGGATGCAATCGAACGGTGTTTCGTCGTGGACATCCCGGCCCAGCGACTCAAGGATGAGCCCGGGTTCGACAAGGACCACTGGCCTTCGATGGCGGACGAAAAGTGGGGCACCACGGTCTATCACTATTACAACCGCGAACCATACTGGACCGCTACCCGTGACATCAGCGAAGGACGCGAGACCGACATCTAG
- a CDS encoding PAS domain S-box protein, with product MGNPAAHRSPRLRAASLSSSIAAGLADVWHLLLALMVTTLTCLASGALKTMAGEIAPIWLTNAVLLSQLMAASRRQRYWVFAGGVLGNLAANLYVGESLAVSASYSSADIVEVLIAYAFAPRVSTVSELVQLKPLVRFVTGGVLLAPAVSGVLATVLLRGELNGHLLLNLANWFISDALSLAIFTPAALVFWTGEVAQLLRADQLRKTAFLLLLVCIVTTGVFGQSRFPLLYWALPPIVLLAFQADFAGVMVGLLLCLAIAVSFTMRGSGPLWVFPYETMQGRIFGLQLFLVAALGIALPITATQALRNRLFRMLRDGERRYRVLAENATDIVVSLELDGRLTYVSPRITAWLGHSPEQLMRTCLPDLALCDDRGALAAAIEKVASGESEASQASRLLHRNGGTVWMETHLRCVIDPFSGKPDSLTATVRNITEQKLAEQRAADERAELQGLAFRDWLTGLFNRRHFDHELGRHWQQQSRADKGGFWRSSWPTWTPTRATTIAMVTSEVTSACARLLQQFRLPLRVRLIR from the coding sequence ATGGGGAATCCGGCTGCTCACCGCTCGCCCAGATTGCGAGCAGCCTCACTGTCATCGAGCATCGCCGCAGGGCTCGCTGATGTCTGGCACCTGCTGCTTGCGCTCATGGTCACAACGCTGACCTGCCTCGCCAGCGGAGCGCTGAAAACGATGGCGGGCGAAATCGCACCAATATGGCTCACCAATGCGGTCCTGCTGTCACAGCTGATGGCAGCATCGCGCAGGCAACGATACTGGGTCTTCGCCGGCGGCGTCCTCGGGAATCTGGCGGCAAATCTATACGTGGGCGAGAGCCTCGCGGTATCCGCATCGTACTCGTCGGCCGACATCGTCGAGGTTCTGATTGCGTACGCCTTTGCACCGCGCGTCTCGACCGTCTCCGAGCTGGTTCAACTGAAACCACTGGTGAGATTCGTGACGGGCGGAGTGCTCCTTGCGCCTGCCGTTTCCGGGGTCCTGGCGACGGTGCTGCTGCGCGGGGAGCTGAATGGGCATCTGCTGCTCAACCTGGCCAACTGGTTTATTTCGGATGCGCTAAGCCTTGCCATCTTCACGCCCGCCGCCCTGGTGTTCTGGACCGGCGAGGTGGCGCAGCTCCTGCGTGCTGACCAACTCCGGAAGACCGCCTTCCTGTTGCTGCTGGTTTGCATTGTCACGACAGGTGTATTTGGTCAAAGCCGGTTTCCGCTTCTGTACTGGGCGCTACCGCCCATCGTGCTGCTGGCGTTCCAGGCGGACTTCGCTGGCGTCATGGTGGGGCTGCTGCTGTGTCTCGCCATCGCCGTGTCGTTCACGATGCGCGGGTCCGGGCCGCTCTGGGTCTTTCCCTACGAAACCATGCAGGGCCGCATTTTCGGCCTTCAGCTATTTCTGGTGGCCGCACTGGGTATTGCCTTGCCCATCACCGCCACCCAGGCGCTACGCAACCGCCTGTTCAGGATGCTGCGCGATGGTGAGCGGCGATACCGCGTGCTCGCGGAAAACGCGACCGATATCGTCGTGAGTCTGGAGCTGGACGGCCGGCTCACCTACGTGTCGCCGCGCATTACCGCATGGCTGGGCCACTCGCCTGAACAGCTCATGCGTACATGCCTGCCCGACCTTGCGCTGTGCGATGACCGCGGAGCCCTGGCGGCGGCCATCGAAAAGGTGGCGTCGGGCGAATCCGAAGCTTCCCAGGCCAGTCGCCTTCTGCACAGGAACGGTGGTACCGTCTGGATGGAGACGCATCTGCGCTGCGTCATCGACCCGTTCTCGGGCAAACCGGACTCCCTGACTGCCACCGTGCGCAACATTACTGAACAAAAGCTGGCGGAGCAGCGGGCCGCCGACGAGCGTGCGGAGTTGCAGGGGCTCGCCTTCCGCGACTGGCTGACGGGGCTCTTCAACCGGCGTCATTTCGACCACGAACTGGGACGTCACTGGCAACAGCAGTCGCGGGCCGACAAGGGGGGATTCTGGCGGTCATCATGGCCGACGTGGACGCCTACAAGAGCTACAACGATTGCTATGGTCACCAGCGAGGTGACGAGTGCCTGCGCACGGTTGCTGCAGCAATTTCGTCTGCCGCTTCGCGTGCGACTGATACGGTAG
- a CDS encoding cation transporter: METMACDCGHPSAGTKAERRTLQIALMLNSAMFVVGMAAGLWAQSSGLMADALDMLTDATAYGLSLMAVTRGARLKRESAAV, translated from the coding sequence ATGGAAACTATGGCTTGCGATTGTGGTCACCCGAGCGCCGGCACAAAGGCAGAGCGCAGAACCCTGCAAATCGCCCTTATGCTGAACTCGGCGATGTTTGTGGTCGGCATGGCGGCCGGTTTATGGGCGCAGTCGAGCGGTCTCATGGCAGATGCGCTCGACATGCTCACCGATGCGACAGCGTATGGCCTCAGCCTGATGGCGGTGACACGCGGCGCCCGCTTAAAACGCGAAAGCGCCGCCGTGTAG
- a CDS encoding cold-shock protein: MTTGTVKWFNDAKGFGFITPDDGSDDLFAHFSEIQSKGFRSLQEGRKVSFEVKQGPKGKQAANIQPV, from the coding sequence ATGACAACCGGTACAGTGAAGTGGTTCAACGACGCGAAGGGTTTCGGATTCATCACGCCGGACGACGGCAGCGATGACCTCTTCGCGCACTTCTCCGAAATCCAGAGCAAAGGTTTCAGGTCGCTCCAGGAAGGCCGGAAGGTCAGCTTCGAGGTGAAGCAGGGCCCGAAAGGCAAGCAGGCAGCCAACATCCAGCCGGTGTAA
- a CDS encoding cupin domain-containing protein produces the protein METSSRAKVGRVVRGGDSYMSQQGSVHAPGISRETVGSEVLYLGVVSVPPGGRTKAHIHEHHDTAHYMLSGDEIEFYTGEELEDRQVVRPGDYIFTPAGVPHVAVNRGPTPAVFVIARNEPTAQESVVMRSELDARVP, from the coding sequence ATGGAAACCTCATCCAGGGCGAAAGTGGGCCGTGTCGTTCGTGGTGGCGACAGCTACATGTCCCAGCAGGGCTCCGTACATGCACCCGGTATCAGCAGGGAGACGGTGGGCTCTGAGGTCCTCTACCTCGGCGTGGTGTCAGTCCCGCCCGGAGGGCGGACCAAGGCCCACATTCACGAACACCATGACACCGCGCACTACATGCTGAGCGGCGACGAAATCGAGTTCTACACGGGCGAGGAACTGGAAGACCGGCAGGTGGTACGTCCCGGCGACTACATCTTCACCCCGGCCGGCGTTCCCCATGTCGCCGTCAACCGCGGCCCGACCCCCGCCGTCTTCGTCATCGCCCGCAATGAGCCGACGGCCCAGGAAAGCGTGGTCATGCGTTCTGAACTCGATGCAAGGGTACCGTGA
- a CDS encoding TetR/AcrR family transcriptional regulator: MNEHKVKRDPEGTRRRILEAATQQFSTHGLAGARVDAIATAADTNERMLYYYFESKEGLYVAVLEAMYVEFATHEVSPDLSGLPPADAIRALARSTWDYLRANPRWLNLINNENLHEGQYLERSAKLREASSPVIRSLSAILARGATAGEFRADVDALDFYVTLVAMGYYVVSNRFTLKAFVGRDYSAPSAVEAVSAMQVEMLLSFLRPASVVTSLYPASAGAAAREDGARMN; encoded by the coding sequence ATGAACGAACACAAAGTGAAAAGAGACCCCGAGGGCACGCGCCGGCGGATTCTGGAAGCCGCGACGCAACAGTTCTCAACGCACGGGCTCGCCGGAGCGCGTGTCGACGCAATTGCCACCGCCGCCGACACGAACGAGCGGATGCTTTACTACTACTTCGAAAGCAAGGAAGGGCTCTACGTCGCCGTCCTCGAGGCCATGTACGTGGAGTTTGCGACTCATGAAGTGAGCCCGGACCTGTCGGGGCTGCCACCCGCAGACGCCATTCGGGCGCTCGCGCGCTCCACATGGGATTACCTTCGGGCGAACCCCCGGTGGCTCAACCTCATCAACAACGAAAATCTGCACGAAGGGCAATATCTCGAGCGCTCGGCGAAACTGCGAGAGGCCAGTTCGCCGGTGATTCGCTCGTTGAGCGCAATCTTGGCGCGTGGCGCAACTGCAGGGGAATTCCGGGCCGATGTAGACGCGCTGGATTTCTACGTGACTCTGGTCGCAATGGGCTATTACGTGGTGTCCAACCGGTTCACCCTGAAGGCGTTTGTCGGGCGGGACTACTCGGCGCCGTCTGCCGTCGAGGCAGTGTCCGCGATGCAGGTCGAGATGCTGCTGTCGTTTTTGAGGCCAGCATCGGTAGTCACATCACTCTATCCTGCGAGCGCTGGCGCTGCTGCGCGGGAAGACGGGGCGAGAATGAACTGA
- a CDS encoding DUF2442 domain-containing protein: MDSFHPRARANGRFPRNVVFSVLERGVAAAYAAGLHPVQEAAMEGAAVDVRFDSTHLFLDMSDGRAVSFPLDWFPVLQAATAAEREHLAISMDHQQLVWPEIDEDVNVPALLSFQSENAARSCDSPEGDFPASPPST, from the coding sequence ATGGATAGCTTTCATCCGCGCGCTCGTGCCAACGGTCGCTTCCCCAGAAACGTAGTCTTTTCGGTGCTTGAACGCGGGGTCGCCGCGGCCTACGCTGCAGGATTGCATCCCGTTCAGGAGGCGGCCATGGAAGGCGCTGCGGTGGACGTACGCTTCGACAGCACACACCTGTTTCTCGACATGTCCGACGGCCGGGCCGTTTCATTTCCACTGGACTGGTTTCCGGTGCTCCAGGCGGCGACGGCGGCGGAGCGCGAACACTTGGCCATCTCGATGGACCATCAGCAACTGGTCTGGCCGGAAATCGATGAGGACGTGAACGTCCCGGCGCTGCTGTCATTCCAGTCCGAAAATGCGGCGCGCTCGTGTGATTCGCCGGAGGGAGACTTCCCGGCTTCGCCACCATCGACGTAG